One Blastopirellula marina genomic window carries:
- a CDS encoding VWA domain-containing protein: MSEQPTNSSANQAEATRHAEDVDARLGMVAAAAGWLKLASIWNMPAWLISLLIHSLGVTALVMATLAPLPPSKVLNLTATDEPVAEELVEMELELEPELEEMDFQAAAPQLLSESFETPEIELDPNVLGEAIPADEMLEADQVDFAGMDPEGLMSEISGLGDGIGNAAKFFGTGATGKRICFLVDNSISMSGGRMETALIELEKAVRKLSPTQEFYIIFYSDTAYPLFYPDTADEMIDATGENKEKVREWLKTIHICNFTNGREAIRLALEMKPDLIYILGDGGFTDAADYALISTPTPGVTIYTLGMHVKASDARRFAAIAEKHGGSYRDVGITPQGVEQLRRNGPIPNHKRREGIWGIKLP; the protein is encoded by the coding sequence ATGTCCGAGCAACCGACAAATTCATCGGCGAACCAAGCCGAAGCGACACGTCACGCAGAGGATGTCGATGCGCGCTTGGGGATGGTCGCTGCGGCGGCTGGCTGGTTGAAACTCGCTTCTATTTGGAACATGCCAGCGTGGCTGATCAGTCTTTTGATTCATTCACTGGGCGTGACTGCGCTGGTGATGGCCACCCTTGCCCCGCTTCCTCCTTCCAAAGTGTTGAATCTGACGGCAACCGACGAACCGGTTGCGGAAGAACTGGTCGAGATGGAATTGGAACTTGAGCCAGAACTGGAGGAGATGGATTTTCAAGCCGCGGCCCCGCAGCTGCTATCGGAATCGTTTGAGACACCTGAGATCGAGCTCGATCCGAATGTGCTGGGCGAGGCAATCCCGGCTGACGAAATGCTGGAAGCGGACCAAGTCGATTTTGCCGGGATGGATCCTGAAGGTTTAATGAGCGAAATCTCTGGGCTGGGTGATGGCATTGGCAATGCCGCTAAGTTTTTTGGTACCGGTGCCACAGGCAAGCGAATCTGCTTCCTGGTCGATAATTCAATCAGCATGTCGGGCGGTCGAATGGAGACAGCGCTCATTGAATTAGAGAAGGCAGTTCGCAAGCTGTCGCCGACGCAAGAGTTTTACATCATCTTCTACAGCGACACGGCCTATCCTCTGTTCTATCCCGATACAGCGGACGAGATGATCGACGCCACCGGCGAGAACAAAGAGAAAGTTCGCGAGTGGCTCAAGACGATCCACATCTGCAATTTCACCAATGGCCGAGAGGCGATTCGGTTAGCGCTGGAGATGAAGCCTGACTTGATCTATATCTTAGGCGACGGCGGTTTTACGGACGCGGCCGATTACGCGTTGATCTCGACGCCAACGCCGGGGGTTACTATCTACACGTTGGGTATGCACGTAAAAGCCTCGGACGCGCGGCGATTTGCCGCGATTGCTGAGAAACATGGCGGTTCGTACCGGGACGTCGGCATCACGCCGCAAGGTGTGGAACAACTGCGAAGAAACGGTCCGATCCCGAATCATAAGAGGCGAGAAGGGATCTGGGGCATTAAATTGCCGTAG
- a CDS encoding methyl-accepting chemotaxis protein → MKKSVVGSFIQRMNSLRISTKLIGGFVVIFLLTSFACYLGYSGLSNLEAEMGYIAADKQIYSDAQNIKNLMLQHRRYEKDLFLNIGNPEKQVEKYLPKLKEKQAEIQVLLQSMQQTISEDPRFAPEVKDVAGALVQLHNQYMQGVLSVADKAIADTDWTPQAANQAMEPFKEPIHELESGIDLVADATTELFKQRIESSEEVAARSRVAMVSGAVLALVPCPFIVMLVVGPLRKVSRLLAEIAKAEGDLTRRLPVERNDEIGELSTWFNKFVDQMQAVMIRVGENALVLVDSSSELSGTAEELSEHADNTTSRSAFVVSEAEQMVSRMSIASKSTQSMQMNIASVASAIEELATCINEISGNTEQASVVAGEAARELEESNASIVELGSAAQEINRVIETIEDIAEQTNLLALNATIEAARAGEAGKGFSIVANEVKELARQAASATDGIRARIDAIQLATQKTTRSINDVGQHIAKVNDVSTMIAAAIQEQNATTQSIADHINQTTTAVSEISDGVTKSAEASEGIRSSMHAVDLAAQQTASGATCTRRSGADVQRIADDLNTLLAQFRVS, encoded by the coding sequence ATGAAGAAGTCGGTGGTTGGTTCGTTCATCCAGCGGATGAACTCGTTACGTATTAGCACGAAGCTTATTGGCGGTTTTGTCGTCATCTTTCTCCTGACTTCGTTCGCTTGTTACCTGGGGTACTCGGGGCTGAGTAACTTGGAAGCCGAGATGGGATACATCGCGGCTGACAAGCAAATCTATAGCGACGCGCAAAACATCAAGAATTTGATGCTGCAACATCGCCGGTACGAAAAGGACTTGTTCCTCAATATTGGGAATCCCGAGAAACAAGTCGAAAAGTACTTGCCAAAGCTGAAAGAGAAGCAGGCCGAAATCCAAGTCTTACTGCAAAGCATGCAGCAAACCATCAGCGAGGATCCTCGTTTCGCGCCAGAGGTCAAAGACGTAGCTGGTGCGCTGGTCCAATTACATAATCAATACATGCAAGGCGTATTGTCGGTTGCCGACAAAGCGATCGCCGACACCGATTGGACGCCTCAAGCGGCGAACCAAGCGATGGAGCCGTTCAAAGAGCCGATTCACGAGTTGGAATCAGGCATCGATCTTGTCGCCGACGCCACGACCGAACTGTTCAAACAGCGGATCGAATCATCTGAAGAAGTTGCCGCTCGTTCCCGTGTGGCGATGGTATCCGGAGCCGTGTTGGCTTTGGTCCCATGTCCTTTCATTGTGATGCTGGTCGTCGGTCCCTTGCGGAAGGTTTCGCGGCTACTGGCCGAGATCGCGAAGGCCGAAGGAGACCTGACTCGCCGGCTGCCGGTCGAACGAAACGATGAAATCGGCGAGCTGTCGACTTGGTTCAACAAGTTTGTCGATCAAATGCAAGCGGTCATGATTCGCGTCGGCGAGAATGCCTTGGTTTTGGTTGATTCTTCATCCGAACTTTCTGGCACCGCCGAAGAGCTTTCTGAGCATGCCGACAATACCACCAGCCGATCGGCGTTCGTCGTTTCGGAAGCGGAGCAAATGGTTAGTCGGATGTCGATTGCCTCGAAGTCGACCCAGTCGATGCAAATGAACATCGCTTCGGTGGCCAGCGCGATTGAAGAACTTGCGACATGTATTAACGAGATTTCTGGCAATACCGAACAAGCCTCGGTCGTTGCAGGCGAAGCTGCCCGGGAACTTGAGGAAAGCAATGCGAGCATTGTCGAGCTAGGGAGTGCGGCCCAAGAGATCAATCGCGTGATTGAAACGATTGAAGACATTGCCGAGCAAACCAACTTGTTGGCCCTGAACGCGACCATCGAAGCGGCCCGAGCGGGCGAGGCTGGCAAAGGTTTCAGCATTGTGGCAAACGAAGTGAAAGAGCTCGCACGTCAGGCAGCCTCGGCCACCGATGGAATTCGTGCTCGGATCGATGCCATTCAATTGGCGACGCAAAAGACGACTCGTTCGATCAACGATGTCGGTCAGCACATTGCGAAGGTGAATGATGTCTCGACGATGATCGCGGCGGCGATTCAAGAGCAGAATGCAACGACCCAGTCGATTGCCGATCATATCAACCAAACGACGACTGCCGTCAGCGAAATTAGCGATGGTGTGACCAAGTCGGCTGAGGCTAGCGAAGGAATTCGCAGCAGTATGCACGCCGTCGATCTTGCCGCGCAGCAGACTGCCAGTGGAGCAACTTGCACCCGCCGTTCTGGGGCGGACGTCCAGCGGATCGCCGACGACTTGAACACGCTGCTGGCTCAGTTCCGCGTGTCGTAA
- a CDS encoding RNA polymerase sigma factor, with protein MTDPAAHSVENSQQLLQRFVAADPDAAAEIFYRYLTRLLPLIRRRLSKSLRTRIDPEDVAQSAFRSFFLKAQDDHFTLEKPGDLWRLLAAISLNKLGRQVERHTASKRSVAREVTTDHPVSQHDPQPGEVEALLEEIEVALQAMPPDAREVISQILAGKTVEEIAETSDKSARTLRRWLQIFRETLKRRLHPQDERAIQDNAILLWQDYMLK; from the coding sequence ATGACCGACCCAGCAGCTCACTCCGTCGAGAACTCTCAGCAGTTGCTCCAGCGGTTTGTCGCTGCCGATCCCGATGCGGCCGCAGAGATTTTCTATCGTTACCTGACTCGGCTTCTGCCTTTGATTCGGCGGCGGCTATCGAAATCACTTCGCACACGGATCGATCCCGAAGACGTCGCGCAGTCCGCGTTTCGGAGCTTCTTCCTGAAAGCACAGGACGATCATTTCACGCTCGAGAAGCCGGGCGACTTGTGGCGGCTATTGGCGGCAATTTCACTCAACAAGCTGGGCCGGCAAGTCGAGCGGCACACGGCCAGTAAACGTTCCGTCGCACGGGAAGTGACCACCGATCATCCCGTTTCGCAGCATGATCCCCAACCGGGCGAAGTTGAAGCATTACTGGAAGAAATCGAGGTTGCCCTGCAAGCGATGCCGCCTGATGCTCGCGAAGTAATCTCACAAATACTTGCCGGCAAAACAGTGGAAGAAATCGCTGAAACCAGCGACAAGTCGGCGCGTACCCTCCGTCGTTGGCTGCAAATCTTTCGGGAGACTCTGAAGCGACGTCTCCATCCACAAGACGAAAGGGCAATCCAAGATAACGCGATCCTCTTGTGGCAAGACTACATGCTGAAGTAG
- a CDS encoding HD domain-containing protein, which translates to MSIAMRPLVERIVQGYALPLDGCHGIAHWARVHDIGFRLAEATDADPDVVRLFAVFHDACRESEGHDPQHGPRGAQLAAELRGEFFELTDRQFTLLQEACQGHTDQRHHADVTVQTCWDSDRLDLGRVGIYPNRYFLNTKVAMQEETIRWAHSRAAFLMIPDWLHEQWGVQLPLAARD; encoded by the coding sequence ATGTCGATTGCGATGAGACCGTTGGTCGAGCGAATCGTACAAGGCTATGCCTTGCCGCTTGACGGCTGCCACGGCATTGCCCATTGGGCTCGCGTGCACGATATCGGGTTCCGTCTGGCGGAAGCCACCGACGCCGATCCCGACGTCGTTCGCTTATTTGCGGTGTTCCATGATGCATGCCGCGAAAGCGAAGGGCACGATCCCCAGCATGGACCTCGCGGTGCACAGCTGGCTGCCGAGCTGCGTGGTGAATTCTTCGAGCTGACTGATCGGCAGTTCACCTTGCTTCAGGAAGCTTGTCAGGGGCACACCGATCAGCGACACCACGCCGACGTCACCGTGCAAACGTGTTGGGATTCGGATCGACTGGACCTTGGAAGAGTCGGCATCTATCCGAATCGATATTTCCTGAATACCAAAGTGGCGATGCAGGAAGAAACGATCCGCTGGGCTCACAGCCGCGCCGCGTTCCTGATGATTCCCGATTGGCTGCACGAGCAGTGGGGCGTGCAGCTTCCGCTCGCCGCGCGCGACTAG
- a CDS encoding ferredoxin family protein has product MTHVVTGLCDGCKYTDCVTVCPCECFHEGERMLFIDPELCIDCGACIPECPVDAIYLDEDVPPEWESYVKLNAEMVEQTPVILVKKSPLADNER; this is encoded by the coding sequence ATGACTCACGTCGTCACCGGCCTCTGCGATGGCTGCAAGTATACCGATTGCGTCACGGTTTGCCCCTGCGAATGCTTCCATGAAGGGGAACGCATGTTGTTTATCGATCCTGAATTATGCATCGATTGCGGGGCGTGTATCCCGGAATGCCCGGTCGACGCAATCTATCTCGATGAAGATGTGCCGCCGGAATGGGAATCGTATGTAAAGCTGAATGCCGAGATGGTCGAGCAAACGCCCGTAATCTTGGTAAAAAAATCGCCGCTGGCAGACAACGAACGATAG
- a CDS encoding ammonia-forming cytochrome c nitrite reductase subunit c552: protein MTAENTPSQKRAAGTSFFALAGLMLLFAVVTFGVVALLMSIYERKHEARTPFVRVAEVDEVTTDPEPWGLNWPDQYDSYLLTVDSEESEYGGSEALTASKLEEHPWLKRLYAGYAFSIDYREARGHAYMLADQEVTKRVTERKQAGACLHCHASIIPTYRRLGLEEEGDKEVTAEVLAAEFNMPAVMAGFEKMSTMSYEDAHAELEKTPDGTPATEGNAHPVSCIDCHDPETMQIRVTRPGFINGIAALAKSDDPVVHLPSVNRWREGKRERDYDPNQDASRQEMRTFVCAQCHVEYYCANKETLFFPWGGGLKVEEIEKTYDEHKFPDGSDFYDYKHGETGAPVYKAQHPEFELWSQGIHARSGVSCSDCHMPYERKGAMKVSSHNVRSPMLSVNRSCQQCHNVNENELKYRVEGIQERTKALIDRAATAMTDMLDAIRDAKAAGATEEQLQPIYALQRKGMWRLDFISSENSKGFHASQESARILGESIDYCRQAEAMALKLRAPEAPESTAEVEEVKGITPDDKAPN, encoded by the coding sequence AACCTTCGGCGTTGTCGCGTTGTTGATGAGCATTTACGAACGCAAACACGAGGCGCGAACGCCGTTCGTAAGGGTCGCGGAAGTCGACGAGGTGACGACCGATCCTGAGCCATGGGGGCTGAACTGGCCCGATCAGTACGACTCGTACTTGTTGACCGTCGATAGCGAGGAGTCCGAGTATGGCGGATCCGAAGCACTCACGGCGAGCAAGCTGGAAGAGCATCCGTGGCTCAAACGATTGTACGCCGGCTACGCGTTCAGCATCGATTATCGTGAGGCACGAGGACATGCCTATATGCTGGCCGATCAGGAGGTGACCAAGCGTGTGACCGAACGTAAGCAAGCCGGGGCCTGTTTGCACTGCCATGCTTCCATCATTCCGACCTATCGCCGGTTGGGACTGGAAGAGGAGGGGGACAAGGAAGTCACGGCCGAAGTGTTGGCCGCCGAATTCAACATGCCTGCGGTCATGGCTGGGTTCGAGAAGATGAGCACGATGTCGTATGAGGACGCGCATGCCGAACTGGAGAAAACGCCCGACGGAACGCCCGCTACCGAAGGGAACGCGCACCCGGTGAGCTGCATCGACTGCCACGATCCAGAGACGATGCAAATCCGCGTCACCCGTCCCGGATTCATCAACGGCATCGCCGCCCTGGCCAAAAGTGATGATCCGGTGGTTCACCTTCCGAGCGTCAATCGTTGGCGAGAAGGTAAGCGAGAACGGGACTACGATCCGAATCAAGATGCCTCACGGCAAGAGATGCGGACCTTCGTCTGTGCTCAGTGTCACGTCGAGTACTATTGTGCCAACAAAGAGACGCTTTTCTTCCCCTGGGGAGGCGGCTTGAAGGTGGAAGAGATCGAGAAGACCTACGACGAACACAAGTTCCCGGACGGAAGCGACTTCTACGATTACAAGCATGGCGAAACGGGCGCGCCAGTCTACAAAGCACAGCATCCCGAGTTTGAGCTGTGGAGCCAGGGGATTCACGCGCGCAGCGGCGTCAGCTGTTCGGACTGCCACATGCCGTACGAGCGGAAGGGAGCGATGAAGGTCAGCAGCCACAACGTGCGGAGCCCCATGCTCAGCGTGAACCGTTCCTGTCAGCAGTGCCACAACGTCAACGAGAACGAGTTGAAGTATCGGGTAGAAGGAATCCAAGAGCGAACCAAGGCCCTGATCGACCGAGCCGCGACCGCGATGACCGATATGCTCGATGCGATTCGCGACGCCAAGGCAGCTGGCGCGACCGAAGAGCAGTTGCAGCCGATTTATGCGTTGCAGCGGAAGGGAATGTGGCGTCTCGACTTCATCAGCAGCGAGAATTCAAAGGGATTTCACGCTTCGCAAGAGTCGGCCCGGATTTTGGGCGAGTCGATTGATTACTGTCGCCAAGCCGAAGCCATGGCCTTGAAGCTACGAGCTCCTGAGGCTCCTGAGTCGACCGCCGAAGTCGAAGAGGTGAAAGGCATTACGCCTGACGATAAGGCTCCGAATTAA